A stretch of the uncultured Bacteroides sp. genome encodes the following:
- the rplC gene encoding 50S ribosomal protein L3, with translation MPGLLGKKIGMTSVFSADGKNVPCTVIEAGPCVVTQLKTVEKDGYEAVQVGFQEKKEKHTTKPLKGHFAKANVTPKRHLAEFKEFENELNLGDSISVELFNDAVFVDVIATSKGKGFQGVVKRHGFGGVGQATHGQHNRLRKPGSIGACSYPAKVFKGMRMGGQMGGDRVTVQNLRVLKVIPEHNLLLIKGSVPGCKGSIVIIEK, from the coding sequence ATGCCAGGATTATTAGGAAAGAAAATCGGAATGACATCCGTTTTCAGTGCCGATGGTAAAAATGTACCATGCACTGTTATCGAAGCAGGTCCTTGTGTTGTTACTCAGCTGAAAACAGTTGAAAAAGATGGCTATGAAGCAGTCCAAGTAGGTTTCCAGGAAAAAAAGGAAAAACATACTACTAAACCATTAAAGGGACACTTCGCTAAAGCTAATGTAACACCAAAGAGACACTTGGCCGAGTTCAAAGAATTTGAGAATGAACTAAATCTGGGAGATTCAATCTCTGTAGAATTGTTTAACGATGCAGTTTTTGTTGACGTTATTGCAACTTCTAAGGGTAAAGGTTTTCAGGGTGTAGTTAAAAGACACGGATTTGGTGGTGTAGGTCAAGCAACTCATGGCCAGCATAACCGTTTACGTAAACCAGGTTCAATCGGTGCTTGTTCTTATCCAGCTAAAGTATTCAAAGGAATGCGAATGGGTGGACAAATGGGTGGTGACAGAGTTACCGTTCAAAATTTGCGAGTTTTAAAAGTTATTCCAGAACACAACCTTCTATTGATTAAGGGATCTGTTCCAGGATGCAAAGGTTCAATCGTAATAATTGAGAAATAA